The genomic region ACGCGACGAAGCGGGCGGACGCATGGGCGTCCGCCCGCTTTTTTTTGCCGCGCGGCCGGAATCAGCGGCCGTAGGTCACGGTCAGGGTCGCCTTGCCCAGGCGATGGCTGTTGAGCACGAAGCCGACCATGGCGGCCGAGGCGTCCGTGGGCAGGCCGAGGTGTTCCACGTCAAGGGCGTTGAGGGTGAAGACGTAGCGGTGGGGCCGGTCGCCCGCGGGCGGACAGCCGCCTCCGTAGCCCGGCGCTCCGAAGTCGGTGCGCGACTGCACGGCCGCCGCCGGGAGCCCCGCGCCGTCCGGCCTCACGCCCGGCGGCAGCGACGTGGCCGAGGCCGGGATGTCGAAGACGACCCAGTGCCACCAGCCGCTTCCCGTGGGCGCGTCCGGGTCGTACATGGTCAGGACGAAGCTTTTCGTCCCGGCGGGCGGCGCGCTCCAGGAGAGGGCCGGGGAGCGGTTCTCCCCGGAGCAGCCGAAGGCGTCGTTCAGCTGGGCCGTGGGAAGCGTGCCGCCGTCCTTCATGTCCGGGCTGGACAGGCTGAAGCGCGCGGCGTGCGCCCGGCCGCCCGGCATGGCCAGGAACAGCGGGACCAGAAGCAGCAGGGCCGAAAACACGGTGAGGCGTGAAACGGTGATGCGCATGGCGGACCTCCCGGTCGGGTTTCGCCATGCTCTAGCAGGCAGGGAGACGGCTGTTCGGCCCGAACCGGCCAATCATTGCCCGCAAACGGCATTGCAGCGCAGGACGTCGCTCGGGCTGGCCCCGAAATGCTCGCGGAACACCGCGGCGAAGCGTGAGGCCGAATCGTAGCCGCAGCGCGCCGCGGCCTCGCCCACGCTGGTGCGGCCTCCCTGCAGAAGGTTCAATGCGGCGTTGAGGCGGACCGTGCGCAGGACCGTGCGCACGGCGGTCCCTTCCGCGGCCAGCATGCGGCGCAGCGTGCGCTCGCTGGTCCCGAGCCTGCGTGCCATCTCCAGCGCCGTCCAGG from Desulfovibrio sp. X2 harbors:
- a CDS encoding YbhB/YbcL family Raf kinase inhibitor-like protein, coding for MRITVSRLTVFSALLLLVPLFLAMPGGRAHAARFSLSSPDMKDGGTLPTAQLNDAFGCSGENRSPALSWSAPPAGTKSFVLTMYDPDAPTGSGWWHWVVFDIPASATSLPPGVRPDGAGLPAAAVQSRTDFGAPGYGGGCPPAGDRPHRYVFTLNALDVEHLGLPTDASAAMVGFVLNSHRLGKATLTVTYGR